The DNA region ACCAAGTGGAAGCAATGACGATGGGCGATCGCATTGCGGTGATGAAAGATGGCATTTTGCAGCAGGTGGATACCCCCGCCAATCTCTATAACAATCCCGCTAATAAATTTGTGGCGAGTTTCATCGGTAGCCCAGCCATGAACTTTTTTGAGATTGAGCAGACCACCGAAGCCGGCAATCCTGTCCTCAAAATTGGTGAGCAAACGCTTCCCATTCCCGACTCTATCAATTTTGGCGATCGCCCTGTTACCCTCGGCATTCGTCCAGAAAATATTTATCACCCCCAATATTTACCGCCAGACATCCATAGCATCAAAATCTCAGCCATAGTTAATCTCATCGAGATGATGGGTAACGAGTTGATTATCTATTTAGAAACCCCTGACAATATCGAATTTGTCGCGCGCATTGATCCCCGCGCGGAAGTGAAAGAAGGCGAAGAATTATTTTTATTGTTCGATATGGAGCGGCTCTACTTCTTTGATCGCGAGATGGAAACAGTACTGAACTAAGCATTTACGCTTATCGTGTTAGACAAATACCCTTTTAAAATCTCGTTTAAATTTTTAAATCCGATAATGAACACCCTATTTTCAAACCTCAATTCCCAAGCTAAATATTTAACACCTATGCTGGCAGGATCAATATTGCTCGCCAGTTGCCAACCCAGCGAACAAGCAAATGGTGGCAGTGGTGATAGTGACAAACCCCAAGTCACAATTCTTGGCGTCTTAATCGGTGAACAACAGGAAAAGCTTGAAGCAGCCCTTGCTCCCTTTACCGAAGAAACAGGCATTGAAGTGGTTTACGAAGGCACTGATTCCTTTGCAACAACTCTCCCTATTCGCGTAGATTCGGGCAATGCACCAGATCTAGCCATGTTTCCCCAACCGGGTTTAATGGCAGATTTTGCTCGTGAGGGTGCGATGGTTCCCCTAACAGAATTTATGACCAACGAAGATTTGGGCACAGCCTATGATCAAGCATGGATAGATCTTGGCACTGTCGATGGCGATGTTTATGGCGCTTGGTATCGCGCTTCTGTAAAAAGTTTGGTGTGGTACAACCCAGAGCAGTTTGAGGCCAATGGTTATGAAGTGCCAGAAAGTTGGGAAGAAATGCTGGCGTTGAGCGATCGCCTCGTTGAGGAAGGCAAAACCCCTTGGTGTCTCGGCATGGAAAGTGGTGATGCCACAGGTTGGGTTGGCACAGATTGGGTGGAAGAGATTATGCTCCGCACTGCTGCTCCAGAAACCTATGACCAATGGATTAATCACGAAATTCCATTTAATGATCCAGCGGTCAAAAATGCGGTTGAGACTTTTGGTGAGATTGTCCGCAATGAAGACTATATTTACGGCGGAATAGTCGGGGCTTTAAGTACGCCTTTTGGAGATTCAATTCAAGGATTATTTGGTGAAGAACCGAATTGCTATCTTCATAAGCAAGCGAATTTTATTGCTTCATTTTTACCAGAAGAAATCGACACTTCTAGTGAAGTTGGTATTTTCCCATTGCCTGGTATCGACTCTGAATATGGCTTGCCCATCTTGGTGGCAGGCGACGTTTTTGGGATGTTTAACGATACGCCTGAGGCACGCCAGTTGATGGAATACATCACGACAAAAGTGCCCCATGAAGTTGCAGCAGGATTGGGTGGTTATATTTCCCCT from [Leptolyngbya] sp. PCC 7376 includes:
- a CDS encoding ABC transporter substrate-binding protein, producing the protein MNTLFSNLNSQAKYLTPMLAGSILLASCQPSEQANGGSGDSDKPQVTILGVLIGEQQEKLEAALAPFTEETGIEVVYEGTDSFATTLPIRVDSGNAPDLAMFPQPGLMADFAREGAMVPLTEFMTNEDLGTAYDQAWIDLGTVDGDVYGAWYRASVKSLVWYNPEQFEANGYEVPESWEEMLALSDRLVEEGKTPWCLGMESGDATGWVGTDWVEEIMLRTAAPETYDQWINHEIPFNDPAVKNAVETFGEIVRNEDYIYGGIVGALSTPFGDSIQGLFGEEPNCYLHKQANFIASFLPEEIDTSSEVGIFPLPGIDSEYGLPILVAGDVFGMFNDTPEARQLMEYITTKVPHEVAAGLGGYISPRKDVDFTLYPDDLTRVQAEILENADVIRFDGSDMMPGAVGTGTFWSGMVDYVGGTDAETVLDNIEASWPE